A stretch of DNA from Desulfosarcina ovata subsp. ovata:
TGTACGCAACGTGATCCACGGCAAGCCGGTGACCAATCGCGATGCATTGGCCAATCCGGACTGCCTGGACCAGTATGAAGGGCTGGAAGAGTTGAAACGATAATGACAAGCGGTAGCGGCTAAAGAAGAGAAATCAAAGCTTGGTAAACGAAGGGGATGAAGATCGCCGGCAGCAGGTTGCCGATCTTGATTCGCTTGATTTCCAATAGCCCTAGTCCGATTGCCATGATGAGCAGCCCCCCCACGGCGGACATCTGGGATACCACCGCCGGTGACAACAGATCCTTGGCATGGGATGCCGTCAAGGTGATCAGCCCTTGATACACGAAGACGGATACCGCCGAGAACAACACCCCGATTCCCAAGGTGGACGCGAAAAACAGCGATCCGATCCCATCAAGAATGGATTTGGCAAACAGCGTCTGGTGGTTGCCCGACAACCCGCTCTCCAGCGATCCGACGATGGCCATGGCCCCTACACAAAAAAGCAGGCTGGCATCCACGAATCCCTTGGCTATGCCGTGGCTCTCTTTGGAAATCCGTTTGCCGATCCAGTTGCCCAACGCCCCCAGACGATCCTCCAGGGCAAGCAGTTCTCCGATCAAACCGCCGAGGGTAAGGCTCATGATGACTGTCAAAAGATCATCGGTGGCAAGCGCCGCTTTCAAACCGATCAACAATACCGCCAGCCCGATGGCGTGCATGATGGTGGTGCTGAATTTTTCGGGGATCGCTCCCCGAAAGAAGATCCCGATCAGGCTTCCCGCGATGATACTCAATGTGTTGACGATGGTTCCGAGCAAGGTTGCCTTTTCCTCTTTGGGATGGCCATGATGTTTCTTTTCACCGAAAGACGAGCCCACCGTATATAGACGGGTGCTTTGCGGTGGTACTATGGAAGGTCTATCGGTGAAACGACGATTCCCGCGCCCTGGAGACGCTGCTGGCGTACAATCTGCAGGATTCCATCAACCTGGAAGCGCTCATGGTAACGGCCTACAACATGAAAGTGGCGCAGATGCCTTTCGAGGAGCGATTCCAACTGCCGAAACCGACCGCCCCGGCCAATCCCTTCCATGCCCACCGCGATACCATTACGCGTTATCGCAAGGAGGTGGACTTCATTCGCTCCTTGCAGCCCGGCTGGTGAGCGACCTTAGCATTACCTATGGGTGGCGCAGGGGCAATTTTCGGACGCGAATTCGACTCCCGCCGCCTTTAAGAGACAACAATAGCCCAATGCTTAAGAAACTAAAAATCGATGACTCTATTTTAATCCAGGAGGGTGCAATCCCATTTAGGGGCAAGCTTCAAATGTTCCTCGATTCAGTTGTAGCAAGTGTTCCAGCATATTATCCCAACGCCCGCAAAGTAATGTGCTCCTGAGAAAAAGCATGACCTCAGCGGTCTCACGCTTCCAAAAAATACCCGGCGCTTTCAACCGAAGATTGATCACGCGACGTATCGCGCTTTCAACACAACCGCTGCCGGTCGGCAGATTTAATAACCGAAAGGCCGCATACTGCATGCGGCGGAGATTTTTCACAAAGTAATTGTTGAACTTGTTCAATGCTTTCTTTAGCTTCGACGGATACGTGATGTACTGACGAATCTGATTTCGGATTTCCATCAAATTTCCTTGCCATAACAGGTCCTTCCAATTCTTGAGAATCGCCGTTCGCTCTTTGGCTTCAAGGGTTTTGGGAAGATGATCCGCGACAATATGCAAATTCTGTTTGGCATGGGTATAGTCGATCACTTGGAAACACGTCTTGGCTTCAAGCTTTTCTGCCAGTGAGGAAAATCGTTTCCAATATCTGCGATCGCCATCCGCGCAGAAAATTACTCCGTCGGCCTGGTCAACGCCGATTTGACGAAGATAATCTTCCAATAATTCAAACGCACCGTTGATGTCGGCCATCGTGGCATCGTAAAGCGGGGCAATTTCCTTGATCGGATTTGCCTGGGCGTCGAGCCATTGAATAACGATTTGTGTCGGCTCCCGCCAGTCGGAATAATATCCTCTCCGTTTTTGATGGGAAGCCAACCGCCCCTTTTTGGTCCGGCGTTCACGAAGGCGGCCACCATCAATGCACACGAACAAAACGCGGCCGGTTACATGGTCATTTTCCGATAATGTTATCCGATGCCGATTCTCCATGGAGCGATTGCCCATGTGCATACACAACCGCCGGATCGTTTTAATATCCATGTCGATGCCAACAGAAGACAAGGTCCGATTGGCAATCTCAAATGACGGACACAATAAGCTTGCCTGAACAGACGCCGATGCCAAAACAGCGCTGCAACGATCCATAAAACCCAGATAGGCCAACCCCAGGTGAATACCGCTTTTCGGTTTCCGTTTCTTCCTTTTACGACCACGGCGAGATTTCGGAAGCGCTTTGGCAAAATAAGGGGATTCAATCGGTAGCGATCGGCCGGATAAAAGCCGAATGCTGGTGGGTTTGAATCCCTTGAAGCGAAATCCGAGTTTTGCTGCCAGCTTTTTTACGGCTTTAAAAAAACATGGATCGGAAAACAGATTTTCAATGGAAGATACAATCAAGTCCTCAATTGTGGAGAAGAGGGCTGTGCGCAGATCGATGATCAGCCGGTTGGCATCGGAATGTGTCTGGAAATTGGAAAGGGTTTCATCAATGGTCCGTTGCAGCTTTTGAATATCGACAGTGGTCTCCATGGCTCGCCTCGCAGATAGCAGGTTCTCGAATGCCTGCCGTGCAAGTAGCGAAGCTTCAGCCTGCGGCACATAAGCGCTTTTTGAAATCGGCTGTCAACGGATAAACGTACAGGTCTTTGACCGGCACCTTCAACTTTCGATAGCGATCTTGACGGCTGCGGCCTTTGGTTTGCCCCAATTTTAGCCAGTTGGCAGCCTGATAACAGGTCCCTTCAAAGCGGGAACGATCGACGAAGGTTTCGACCAGGCACAAATCGTGACCATAGCGCGTGGACCAATCGGACCGCAACCGCCTGAGACAAGCGCCCAGAATGAAACTGGCCAAGTTGGGAATGCGAACCCAGGGTAGAATCAAAAACCGGGTGTTGTTGGTCAACAGCTTCAGATTCCCTTGGCGTGTAGCCACGTTCCATCCGATGTAACGGTCTCGTGGTGTTGTTTTCCAGGCTGCCGATCCAAAAAGCAGGCAGGCCAGGGGCCTTTCGTGGCGATCATAGACCATATACTTCATATGCTCGCCAACGTGACCCCGGCACCCCAAATAATGGTAGCGATCCATTAGACAATGAAAAAGGTGATCGTTGTCTGAACGGCCACTGACCATGATGATTTCAACAGGACGAAGATCGTCCAGCACTCCCTCGATGGGGTCGCGACGATGAGGCATGTCAGGTATCTGCCGGGAATGATTTCCCGGTCGCAACGGTGGCGGCAGCACGATGAACTGGCGTTGTTCTAGCTTACGCAACATTGAACGGCAGGCAATATCTTTGGGCTGACCTTTATCGGTGCGCCAATTCCACATTCGGCACAGTTCGATGGATAACCGACTGCGGTGCCAATCCGGATTGTCGGCCATCAGCCGACGAATCAGTTCAATATCTTCGGAAAATAATTTGCGCCCCTGAATGGTCATGCTCTCACTCATGGACGACACCTTATCGAAGATAGCGTTTTGAGTCCAGCTTTATTTTTCAAAGAGCGAGAAAATCGGTACCATTACGCCTGTTAGTAAATTTGCCCCAATTTGGGTTTACACCCATCCAGGAGGTTAGGATCGGGAATTTTATTAATTAAACGAAATTGCTTGTTCTTGCGCCCGTCTTCCGCGTTGCATCAATGGCCACATACTCCCGGTATGCAACCGTTGATGCGCCTTGAAGACGAACACAAGCCCGGCGCAATTACGTTCAATTCATTTCATCCCCGATCCTTAGAGGAATCTTAAAAAAATTTTATACCATAGATAGTGTCTGACCGGAAACCCCTTTGATAGGAAGTTTTCAGGTAGAAGTAATTACAGTTCATTTAATGAGCAATGATTATTTGTAAGCGTTCACGGGGTATATTGGGCGCTCAATCCGGCGCACTTTTTTCGCTCCGCTAACCTCTCGTAATTTCAATATTTTTATACAAAATCAATAACTTATTGAAATAATTAAAAATATCTAGACTTTCCATTTCTAGTATGCTATCGTGCTTTTCATGAAGCCCGATAGACCCATTTCAGATGCCGATTGGCAAGCTACTGCTGAACCGGTACGCCAGTACATCGTTTCTTTGGAAGATGAGCTGCGGGCGATTAAAACTCAAAACGACAAGCTGGAGAAAAACAACGAGAAGCTTGAAAAGCAAAAACGCCAAAACTCGACCAACTCCAGCAAACCGCCCTCATCCGATCCGCCCTATAACAAACCCAAACGCGAAAAGCCCAAAGGCGAACGCAAGCCGGGCGGACAAAAAGGACACCCGGGGCATGGGCAAATGCTGCTAACGCCCAACAATACTCAAAATGTGATGCCCGAGTGCTGCGGTTGCGGTCTCCATTCATCGGATTGGGATAATCTGCGACCCTTTCATACTCACCAACATATCGAATTGCCTGAAATCGAGATGGACATCACCCATTTTGTTCTGCACCAAGGTCAATGCCCTGGGTGCGGCAAGATTGTCAAAGCACAGGTTCCGGAGGCGTTTAGCACCGGCTACGGCCCGCGGTTTTGTGCGTTTATCGCCGAACTGAGTGGTATCAAGGCCATGAGTCGGAGAAATGTGCAGCAACTGGTCCACTCCGTGTTTGATATCAAAATCGCCACCGGCACGATCCAAAAGGTTATCGACCGCGCTTCCGAGGCCATTGCCTCCACCTATGAGCGTATCGGCCAGGTGGCCCGCAGCAGTGAGTGCAACTTCATCGATGAAACCAGTTGGTTTAAAAAGCACAATCTGCAATGGCTCTGGGTAATGGTCAATACGATGGTGGCCTTTTTCCGCATCGATCCGAAAAGATCCAAACAGGCCTTTCTCGAACTGATCGCCGACTGGAAAGGCATCTTGATCAGCGATGGTTATCGCCTTTATTGCAAATGGGTCCATGGCCGGCAAACCTGCCTGGCCCATTTGATCCGAAAGGCCAAGGCGTTAATCGAGAGTAGAAAACTCAACGAAAGGCGAGGCGGCAAGTTAATCTTGGCACATTTGAATACCCTGATCGAATTTTCAAAAAACAAACCGCCACCTTTAAAATGGGAGCGTTTTTATAACTCCTTGTTGCTCATCCTCAGCCTTTTTGAAGACGACACCGACGGTGCCGGTCGCCTGGCCAGGCAAATAATACGAGAAATTGACGCATTGTGGACCTTTCTCGAACATGATGGCGTCGAACCCACCAACAACCGTGCCGAACGCTCTCTGCGCTTTGGCGTGCTATGGCGCAAATGTAGTCTGGGAACGCAAAGCGACAAAGGCAACCGCTGGGTCGAACGAATCTTGTCTGTAAAAGAAACCTGCCGACTGAGAGATAAAGCCACATTTCCGTTTATAGTCGAATGCCTGGAATGTTACTTTGCAGGCATCTCTGTTGATGTGAGTTGGATCTAAGCCTCTCTTCAGCTAATAGCCCCGTGACCGTTTACGATTATTTTGATGAAAAAGTAATTATCTTCGAAATTTTTAATATTCCGGAACAATACTGCCAGCCCAACATATCGGCTGAATCCTTCGAGGCCATGGTCAGGGCAGCGGTCCAGACCGTGGTTTTCCAATGCATTGATCGCCGACTCTACGGCTGCATGTTTACGCCGCGCATAAATAAGG
This window harbors:
- a CDS encoding DUF554 domain-containing protein codes for the protein MLGTIVNTLSIIAGSLIGIFFRGAIPEKFSTTIMHAIGLAVLLIGLKAALATDDLLTVIMSLTLGGLIGELLALEDRLGALGNWIGKRISKESHGIAKGFVDASLLFCVGAMAIVGSLESGLSGNHQTLFAKSILDGIGSLFFASTLGIGVLFSAVSVFVYQGLITLTASHAKDLLSPAVVSQMSAVGGLLIMAIGLGLLEIKRIKIGNLLPAIFIPFVYQALISLL
- a CDS encoding Druantia anti-phage system protein DruA; protein product: MSESMTIQGRKLFSEDIELIRRLMADNPDWHRSRLSIELCRMWNWRTDKGQPKDIACRSMLRKLEQRQFIVLPPPLRPGNHSRQIPDMPHRRDPIEGVLDDLRPVEIIMVSGRSDNDHLFHCLMDRYHYLGCRGHVGEHMKYMVYDRHERPLACLLFGSAAWKTTPRDRYIGWNVATRQGNLKLLTNNTRFLILPWVRIPNLASFILGACLRRLRSDWSTRYGHDLCLVETFVDRSRFEGTCYQAANWLKLGQTKGRSRQDRYRKLKVPVKDLYVYPLTADFKKRLCAAG
- the tnpC gene encoding IS66 family transposase — protein: MKPDRPISDADWQATAEPVRQYIVSLEDELRAIKTQNDKLEKNNEKLEKQKRQNSTNSSKPPSSDPPYNKPKREKPKGERKPGGQKGHPGHGQMLLTPNNTQNVMPECCGCGLHSSDWDNLRPFHTHQHIELPEIEMDITHFVLHQGQCPGCGKIVKAQVPEAFSTGYGPRFCAFIAELSGIKAMSRRNVQQLVHSVFDIKIATGTIQKVIDRASEAIASTYERIGQVARSSECNFIDETSWFKKHNLQWLWVMVNTMVAFFRIDPKRSKQAFLELIADWKGILISDGYRLYCKWVHGRQTCLAHLIRKAKALIESRKLNERRGGKLILAHLNTLIEFSKNKPPPLKWERFYNSLLLILSLFEDDTDGAGRLARQIIREIDALWTFLEHDGVEPTNNRAERSLRFGVLWRKCSLGTQSDKGNRWVERILSVKETCRLRDKATFPFIVECLECYFAGISVDVSWI